AGAACTAGGTCATTTTGGATTAAAAGATGTAATGGATATAGGCCTGACTTCTGTAATATTGATCTAATGATTGAAAATTACagccacaccacctccaccctcagtCGAGTGAGGATTGCAGATGAACTTGAAGTTGGTTGGGGTTGCCTGATAAAGGGCATAAAAAATCACCCACTTGTTGCCATATTTTAGCAAAGAAACACATATCAATATTATTTACCAGTATAAATTCTTGAAGTGCAGATGATTTGCTAGAAAGAGAGTGAACATTCAACAATGCAAAAGAGGTGCCAGGAAACGAGGGAGCAAGAGAATGCAAATTATACAGATTAGCAGTACGACATACAGAATGTGAGGTATGTAGAGCTGGAAGAGTTCTGGTCCAGAACGAAAACGTTCTATTGCCTTGAGCCCCAACACGGCATCGGCACTGTATGCCAGCTCTActggcagctgcagcagcagcagcagcttcaGGGAGGTGGTATAAATTAAATTTCCTTAGTTCAGCAGCAGTGTAGGTCAAGTAGTGTGGATTAAACAAGAGGCTTTGGACAGTACTGAGAATGGACGGGGTCCGGAAAAGACAGCTAATGGCAAGGCCAAAGAGATTAAGAGCTGCGTCATTCAAAAAGTAGAAGAGAGAGGTCAGAGTCAGtcaaaacacagagcagcagtgGTGATACAGCGATCCAGTCACGATTAGTGTGCAGGGTAAAGTAGCAGTGGCGAGAGCAACTGCACCTGCAAGGGCAGTGGAACGGCAGTAACAACAGGCAGGTCCAACCAGAAATTGTTCCAAGAAATGTatgattattttgttttaattaacttATGGTCACCCTCCTTAGaatgcctttaaaaaaattcaCCCTTGTTTTTTCAGAGAAACCAAACCAATAGCCTTTCACGAAGCACGTcttaaaaaaagtgttttaatcTTCTTGTGCATGTTTATCAGAATTCACTCAACAACCTTTTCATTacctacattttttttatcaagCAAACTAGTTATGTTTTGTGGTGATAGATACGTTTTGCCACATGACCAGCAATTAATCATTTCTAGAGTCTTCAACAAAAAATAAGGACAGCCTACAAGAACCTACTAGTACAAAGACTCCTGCTATGTCATCATCTTGAAAGGCTGTCGCTAATGTATGAAGCCCTGAATGTGCCAGCTTCAGGAATCAATTCCAGTGGATCATGAACAGCTGTGTCATTTCTTTCACCACTGACCGTGAGTCATGGGCACAGGCTTGTGAACCAGTAACACAATAGAAAGGGGAGCCTTTATTGCTCGACCAATATCATTTAGCAATGAAACAAGGAAAGGATCTTAAAACACATATACGATGATTACGAATTTACTAAAATTGTCACATTGTGTTGTGCATACACCTAGCGATTAGGGCTAGGCacctcaggtgtgtgtggggggggaatAAATTGGTTTAAgagagtggaaaaaacaaagACTGCATCAAAATGCAGATAGGATGATgaaaggtaaataaaatatgGATTTACATGCATCATACTAAATGAAGAACAATACCCAATGTGTTATGATCAGAGGTACTTGCAAAGGTTTCAAACCTGTGAAATTAGTAAGGCACAAACACCAAGCATCTGACATTCAAAGACAAGCTAGCGGACAGAGTAGCCATTGCTGGCTACTCAGAAATGGACAACTGGCTAAACCACAGTGACATTTCAATTCCTATGATCTGCTTGCAGAAACAGGCTCAGCTGTCACACAGAATAAGGTACAATTATCTTTTtatagtatatatttaaatcagCAAAAGTGAATCATATGTACGACATGCAGAACGTTATATTATTTTTAGCTTATCAAGAGTTTTCTCAGTTTTGCATGAGGGTGAATGTAGTTGGGGGTTCAAAGTACACAACGGAAGGGGTTGCCTGTCCAGAAAGGTTGAAACCCCTTAAACTAGGCTACAAGGACTTCAAGGAGACACACTTTGGCTTGCACAGGAAAAAGGCAGAATGATAAGTTTTGTACAGGACtagaacaaatattttaatttggttcTAAGCCTACCTGTGGGTTATGAATATTAATCTGCATTTGGAACTTATTCATCAGTGACATGTTTTCTTCCTGTGAAGTCTCTGTGTTCCATCAAGGGATGAAATCTCTTGTTAGTCAGGTTAATGAGaatacacatttctttttagCAGGATGCTGATGATGCGCAACCATGTACATCTACAGCTACTGGACCTCGATGGCCGATCATCTCCTTTATTTACTAGAGGAAATCAAATTATCCTCTACTAGTGCATTGAGAAATGTTACACTGTCACGTGTAGAGACCATATCATTGAATGCTAAAAACTCAAAAATCAGCAGTTACTTTCGACAATGTCATTATCTTTACGAACCTAAGGGCATGAAGTAATGTTTGCAAAATGGCATTCTACCCCTTTAGAAATACGTCCAAGTTCTGTGACATCCTCCCAACAGCATGGTGTCTCAACATCACAATAAACTGATTCTTAGGTTCCAATCAAGGTTTGGCTTTATAAGAGAAATATGCCAGTCATACCACCTACCTGCCTACAGAGAGTAGGGGAAGTATTTTCTTACAATTGCCCTACTCTGTGCAGTTTCCTTCCTAATCACATGAGGGCTGCTATAAGTGCATTTAAGAGGACAGTAAAGATCTCTCTCTGCTATGATTAGTGTTTTAATTAGCCTGTAATTAACCTGTAACTGCTGCACTTTTATCCTttgctttacattttgtttttacttattCAGATCGATTTGTATTCTATTTCCATTACATGTTTTCTGCAAGGCAGCTTGTAaacctattttttaaaatgccttatAAATGAAGTGGATgagtaaattttaaaaaaaaaattttcattattataaatCACTACATGGTAATTTTGTTTACCAACAAAAAGCCTTAATGGCCCCAGTGTATGAGAGGACCAGAAACACAAATGGCTCAGGCGCCATGAAGAAGCATGGCCAGCCAAGTCCTTCAGGatctgagagaaagaaaacaaagctcgttttgccttttaaacagaCAAGCAGGGAAGTTGCACAAGTCAAGCCAGAGTTGTGcaagaaactgaaaacaaaacccacTATTTCACCAATCCATGCCCACCCAGAGAACACTGCCACCTAGCCTTAGCTGAGGGCAGTGCACCTCATGTGTTTTTTCTTGTGAGAGTGAAAACTGCCCAGGTAGGCAAAGGTCTCTGAACACACTGTACAGCGGTAAGGCTTCTCCCCAGAATGCTTCCTCTGGTGGGTTTTTAAAGTGTCCAGCCTAGCAAAGGTTTTCTCACACTGAGAGCATTTGTAAGGCCTATCTCCAGTATGAACTCTTTTATGCACACTAAGACTGTAAGGTTTATTGAACCTTTTTCCACATGTAGCGCACATGTACGGCCTTTCGCCAGTGTGTATTCTCTGATGCGTTAAGCAGTCCTTCAACCACGTGAATGTTTTCCCACACTGAGCACAGAGGTAAGGCTTCTCCCCTGTGTGTATTCTCTGGTGACACAGTAAATACCTCATTACtttaaaactcttcccacagtGAGAGCACTTGTGAGGCTTTTCTGCAGTGTGTAATTCTTCATGTGCTTTTAAACCATGGGATCTGCAAAACGTTTTCTCACAGAACGAGCACTGGTATGGCCTctcgtttgtgtgtgagcgtacATGGTTCATACAGTGGGTTTTGTAACTGAAGCTCCTGTCACAATAGGAACACTGGTAAGGTTTTTCCCCTGTGTGAACTCTCAGATGTGCCTTAAGATTCCCTTTACAGCTGAAACGTTTCCCGCACACGCTGCAGTCGAAGGGCTTTTCACCATGCCTCGCCTGGTGTGCTTTAAAGACAGTGAGCTTAGTGAAGACCTTCGCACAGGGGGAGCACCTGTATGTCTCTCTTCTTGCATGTAAACTTTGGTGAACTTTGAGATTGCCTTTAGTACTGTAATTCTTCCCACACTCGTTACAGTGGAAGGTCTTCTCTCCGGTGTGTTTCatcatgtgtgttttcagataaCTCTGTGTGGAAAATCTTTTCTCACACTCTGTGCAGGTGAAGGGTTTTAATCCATATTTAGTGTACTTCCTTTTCACATGATTTAGCTCCTTGGACGGAAAGGACCCACTGCATTTAGAAGACGTTCTGTTTACAcctgaaagaaaaggaaaataaataaaatgttacatacaTTTCTAAACACAAATACTATATTTAACAATAGGTATTGTATAACctattatattattgtattattataaaattGTATAAGTTATGTGGAAAAAAGtcaaacttttaaaattaaaggCTATAATCAAATTCAtagtacacatttacattatttttaataataatattttcaaGACCAATGCAAATTCATTCCTATTCAAAACAATGCCTACAATAATCAAGAAGAAGTGTTTAAATATAAGGTGTTTAAAAGCGTATCTGTTATCCAATAATAAAGTAGTAAGGGCACAATAAACAAAGACAAGCTCTAACTAGATCTGACAGCCAGATTTTTGGCAAAAATTATTCATACTTGTGTGAAAAGACCTGCAAGAACAAATGTATAGTTGAACTTcaattagaattattattattattcatcagTGATCCTGCCTGAAAGCTACCAGGATGTAAACTAAACGTAAAGCTGATTAGCCATATAGttaatataaacaaaccaatgtaaagctgattgTCCATACAGCACCAGATGAGctgaaatcagttttgttttgccaCGTGacttatgtgcatgtgtaggtcAGTGCAGGGTCTAGCAGGGCTGTTTGATCAAACAAAAAGTCTTACTCCTTCAAGGCCCAATATCTGACTCCTACCCCATGGCACTCTGCTAcgtaaaacaaataaaatacattaaaaaaaaagttgcagtTTTTGCTTCTGTACCAGTAATGCAAGAACAAAGGGCAATGTACTTTTTTGAAGCAAAAGGTCAGAATTAAAAATGTCAGAGAAGACAATAGGATGACAAGAAAATCTGCAGTACATCTCATATTTCTAAGACAGGCTTACCTGAAGGAACAaaatcatcaccatcatcatcaccatcaccacagtcaccctcatcatcatcatcatcatccccagCACATTCAGCATCATCACCACCACTCTGGTCTCTCTGTGCTATGATGTTTCCATTCAGCTCCAGAATTTTCCTGCAGTCCACAAGTCTAACCGAACATGTCTTTAATGGAGACTGCATTGTGTGCTGGTCTCCTCCATCACAGTCAGAGTCCAGGGACTCTGTAGGGTTTGGGTCACTATAACAGTGTAGAGAGAGACTAGGTACATCCTCCTGCAGTGTGGACTGATTCTCATGGTCACATACAGACTCCAGTGCGGCAACAGAGGCCTGTTCAGGTCCACAAACAGAAGACTGACTGGGTTCATCCTCCatgttctgcagtgtgtgcaggttAAGAGTGTTACAGTCAGGTTCCAGTGTGACTGTGGGGTTTGGTTCAGTTTTACACACCGGAGACTGATTGGGTACATTCTCCATGTCCTGTGGTATATGCTGGTCTTCACCACTGTGATCAGAgtcttgtgtttctgtgcagtttAGTTCAGTTTTATAGACAGAACTCCAAGTGGGAACATCCtcctatgaaaaaaaaatcacaaaaacagaatCACAAAAAGAGCAACTAGGACTAATATAATTTTAAGTACTGGAGTCAGTTAAGTAACTgaatccacacacaaacaactgcacttgaaaattttaaaaacacatctcAATCAAACATGATTCCTAACCATCTGAAGGATTTCAACAATACTTCGGTTTTTTTTGCATACTTTGTTATATACGTTATACACTgcctagccaaaaaaaaaaggtcacagacTAATATTTccttggactgcctttagctttgaatATGGCATGCATTCAGTGTGGCATCCTTTCCACAatcttctgcaatgtcacatttatttctgtccagttgcattaatcccccccccccccagatcttgtattgatgatgggagatttggagcACTGCgtaaagtcttctccagcacatcacaaagattctcaatggggttcaggtctggactttgtggtggccaatccatgtatgaaaatgatgctccctgaaccactctttcacaaagcatgatgaatcctggcattgtcatcttggaatatgcctgtgccatcagggaagaaaaaaaatccattgatggaataaggtggtcattcagtatattcaggtagtcagctgacctcattctttgggcacataactttgctgaacctagacctgaccaactgcagcaaccccagatcatagcactgcccccagaggcttgtacggtaggcactaggcatgatgggtgcatcacttcagctacctctcttcttaccctgaggcacccatcactctggaacagggtaaatctggactcatcagacgaCATTatcttcttccattgctccagagtccaatctttatgctccctagcaaattgaagccgtttttgccggttagcctcactgacaagtgattttcttaaggctacaaagctgtttagtcccaattccttgagttccctttgcattgtgcatgtggaaatgctcttactttcactattaaacataccCGAGTCCTACTGTtggtttttctacgatttgatttcaccacacgtttaagtgatcactgatCATGATCaatcaagatttttttccgaccacattccttcctcgaagatgcagtgtgtgtaattttatatatatatatatatatatatatatatataatgtgtgtgtgtatatatatatatataatgtgtgtgtgtgtatatatatatacacacacacacacacacacacacacacacacacacacacacacacacacatatatatatatatatatatatatatatatatatatatatatatatatatatatatatatggaacacacaaacaagaaaaaaatatcctcgattttattttccttctttatGTTGAATTACTTCAGTTAAAAAAATGCCACAAAAAAGCCACAAACCTT
The sequence above is a segment of the Electrophorus electricus isolate fEleEle1 chromosome 16, fEleEle1.pri, whole genome shotgun sequence genome. Coding sequences within it:
- the LOC113591575 gene encoding uncharacterized protein LOC113591575 isoform X5 produces the protein MEGCSEQRGEFLLELHLLCDSDASCTKSVGTDLSMEDIGNLQTEVCELRKVIAVLERKLNQNPEKLSKEDVPTWSSVYKTELNCTETQDSDHSGEDQHIPQDMENVPNQSPVCKTEPNPTVTLEPDCNTLNLHTLQNMEDEPSQSSVCGPEQASVAALESVCDHENQSTLQEDVPSLSLHCYSDPNPTESLDSDCDGGDQHTMQSPLKTCSVRLVDCRKILELNGNIIAQRDQSGGDDAECAGDDDDDDEGDCGDGDDDGDDFVPSAECHGVGVRYWALKE
- the LOC113591575 gene encoding gastrula zinc finger protein XlCGF52.1-like isoform X4, whose protein sequence is MMKHTGEKTFHCNECGKNYSTKGNLKVHQSLHARRETYRCSPCAKVFTKLTVFKAHQARHGEKPFDCSVCGKRFSCKGNLKAHLRVHTGEKPYQCSYCDRSFSYKTHCMNHVRSHTNERPYQCSFCEKTFCRSHGLKAHEELHTAEKPHKCSHCGKSFKVMRYLLCHQRIHTGEKPYLCAQCGKTFTWLKDCLTHQRIHTGERPYMCATCGKRFNKPYSLSVHKRVHTGDRPYKCSQCEKTFARLDTLKTHQRKHSGEKPYRCTVCSETFAYLGSFHSHKKKHMRCTALS
- the LOC113591575 gene encoding gastrula zinc finger protein XlCGF52.1-like isoform X3, which translates into the protein MDNQLYIGVNRTSSKCSGSFPSKELNHVKRKYTKYGLKPFTCTECEKRFSTQSYLKTHMMKHTGEKTFHCNECGKNYSTKGNLKVHQSLHARRETYRCSPCAKVFTKLTVFKAHQARHGEKPFDCSVCGKRFSCKGNLKAHLRVHTGEKPYQCSYCDRSFSYKTHCMNHVRSHTNERPYQCSFCEKTFCRSHGLKAHEELHTAEKPHKCSHCGKSFKVMRYLLCHQRIHTGEKPYLCAQCGKTFTWLKDCLTHQRIHTGERPYMCATCGKRFNKPYSLSVHKRVHTGDRPYKCSQCEKTFARLDTLKTHQRKHSGEKPYRCTVCSETFAYLGSFHSHKKKHMRCTALS
- the LOC113591575 gene encoding gastrula zinc finger protein XlCGF57.1-like isoform X1; protein product: MEGCSEQRGEFLLELHLLCDSDASCTKSVGTDLSMEDIGNLQTEVCELRKVIAVLERKLNQNPEKLSKEDVPTWSSVYKTELNCTETQDSDHSGEDQHIPQDMENVPNQSPVCKTEPNPTVTLEPDCNTLNLHTLQNMEDEPSQSSVCGPEQASVAALESVCDHENQSTLQEDVPSLSLHCYSDPNPTESLDSDCDGGDQHTMQSPLKTCSVRLVDCRKILELNGNIIAQRDQSGGDDAECAGDDDDDDEGDCGDGDDDGDDFVPSGVNRTSSKCSGSFPSKELNHVKRKYTKYGLKPFTCTECEKRFSTQSYLKTHMMKHTGEKTFHCNECGKNYSTKGNLKVHQSLHARRETYRCSPCAKVFTKLTVFKAHQARHGEKPFDCSVCGKRFSCKGNLKAHLRVHTGEKPYQCSYCDRSFSYKTHCMNHVRSHTNERPYQCSFCEKTFCRSHGLKAHEELHTAEKPHKCSHCGKSFKVMRYLLCHQRIHTGEKPYLCAQCGKTFTWLKDCLTHQRIHTGERPYMCATCGKRFNKPYSLSVHKRVHTGDRPYKCSQCEKTFARLDTLKTHQRKHSGEKPYRCTVCSETFAYLGSFHSHKKKHMRCTALS
- the LOC113591575 gene encoding uncharacterized protein LOC113591575 isoform X6, with translation MEGCSEQRGEFLLELHLLCDSDASCTKSVGTDLSMEDIGNLQTEVCELRKVIAVLERKLNQNPEKLSKEDVPTWSSVYKTELNCTETQDSDHSGEDQHIPQDMENVPNQSPVCKTEPNPTVTLEPDCNTLNLHTLQNMEDEPSQSSVCGPEQASVAALESVCDHENQSTLQEDVPSLSLHCYSDPNPTESLDSDCDGGDQHTMQSPLKTCSVRLVDCRKILELNGNIIAQRDQSGGDDAECAGDDDDDDEGDCGDGDDDGDDFVPSECHGVGVRYWALKE
- the LOC113591575 gene encoding zinc finger protein OZF-like isoform X2, with protein sequence MENVPNQSPVCKTEPNPTVTLEPDCNTLNLHTLQNMEDEPSQSSVCGPEQASVAALESVCDHENQSTLQEDVPSLSLHCYSDPNPTESLDSDCDGGDQHTMQSPLKTCSVRLVDCRKILELNGNIIAQRDQSGGDDAECAGDDDDDDEGDCGDGDDDGDDFVPSGVNRTSSKCSGSFPSKELNHVKRKYTKYGLKPFTCTECEKRFSTQSYLKTHMMKHTGEKTFHCNECGKNYSTKGNLKVHQSLHARRETYRCSPCAKVFTKLTVFKAHQARHGEKPFDCSVCGKRFSCKGNLKAHLRVHTGEKPYQCSYCDRSFSYKTHCMNHVRSHTNERPYQCSFCEKTFCRSHGLKAHEELHTAEKPHKCSHCGKSFKVMRYLLCHQRIHTGEKPYLCAQCGKTFTWLKDCLTHQRIHTGERPYMCATCGKRFNKPYSLSVHKRVHTGDRPYKCSQCEKTFARLDTLKTHQRKHSGEKPYRCTVCSETFAYLGSFHSHKKKHMRCTALS